The proteins below come from a single Drosophila kikkawai strain 14028-0561.14 chromosome 3R, DkikHiC1v2, whole genome shotgun sequence genomic window:
- the mora gene encoding cysteine and histidine-rich domain-containing protein morgana — protein MEQCYNRGCGQLFDPATNTDESCRHHPGEPFFHDAYKGWGCCNKKSVDFTEFLNIKGCTLSQHSNVKPPEPEKPVKQESDKDEVIEVRAPIKEALPRPPIETPLTVLQSTVAPALKALVFTTKSPADARPATKSNDSIEVGTSCKNNGCTYSFMGTSSDYGECTHHPGVPIFHEGMKFWSCCQKRTSDFAQFMAQKGCVYGQHVWVKENEDKKVVQCRYDWHQTATNVVVAIYAKKYHPAHSVVEVNPIRLHVNLVFPEQENARFDLDLELRGIVDVSKASAQMLGTKVEITLPKLEPGSWSKLNFPRDSLPAARKSLHAQQPKQEDDDSDEDFDLDDIHSVASHGLRLSDLSLQNPNKLD, from the exons ATGGAACAATGCTACAACAGAGGCTGCGGCCAGCTTTTCGACCCGGCGACCAACACCGATG AATCATGCCGGCACCATCCGGGCGAACCGTTCTTCCACGATGCCTACAAGGGCTGGGGCTGCTGCAACAAGAAGTCCGTGGACTTCACCGAGTTCCTCAACATCAAGGGCTGTACCCTGTCCCAGCACTCGAATGTCAAGCCGCCTGAGCCAGAGAAACCCGTGAAGCAGGAGTCCGACAAGGACGAGGTCATCGAGGTGCGCGCTCCCATTAAAGAAGCTCTGCCCCGTCCGCCCATCGAAACCCCGCTGACTGTGTTACAGTCGACGGTAGCGCCTGCTTTAAAGGCTCTTGTTTTTACAACGAAGTCGCCCGCGGATGCAAGACCAGCCACAAAATCCAACGATTCCATCGAGGTGGGCACCAGCTGCAAGAACAACGGCTGCACCTACTCCTTCATGGGCACCAGCAGTGACTACGGCGAGTGCACCCACCATCCGGGCGTCCCGATTTTCCACGAAGGCATGAAGTTCTGGTCGTGCTGCCAGAAGCGGACCTCGGACTTCGCCCAGTTTATGGCACAAAAGGGCTGTGTCTACGGCCAGCATGTTTGGGTTAAAGAG AACGAAGATAAAAAGGTGGTGCAGTGCCGCTACGACTGGCATCAAACCGCCACGAATGTGGTGGTGGCCATTTATGCCAAGAAGTATCACCCCGCCCACAGTGTGGTGGAGGTGAACCCAATTAGACTACATGTCAATCTCGTTTTTCCCGAGCAGGAGAACGCCAGGTTTGACCTGGACCTGGAACTGCGTGGC ATTGTTGATGTGAGCAAGGCTAGTGCCCAGATGCTCGGCACCAAAGTGGAGATAACGTTGCCCAAACTGGAGCCCGGTTCTTGGTCAAAACTGAATTTCCCTCGTGATAGTCTGCCGGCGGCCCGTAAGAGCCTGCATGCACAGCAACCAAAGCAGGAAGATGATGACAGCGACGAGGACTTTGACCTGGACGACATACATTCGGTGGCCAGTCACGGCCTTAGGCTTTCCGACTTAAGTTTGCAGAATCCGAACAAATTGGactaa
- the LOC108084537 gene encoding uncharacterized protein: MRFLVTIAAALCLFVAFAAGQQYFLGQFPSRTRFGFPDPLTLAQPAATQVRDPRQNRGPVVFPPSPPDAVDESSGVVVGASGYGFVPPQQTAAAVAVAADPTFFSTSFQSPDTAYATYNFFGSPYTTRFRYF; this comes from the exons ATGAGATTC TTAGTCACCATCGCCGCCGCCCTCTGCCTGTTCGTGGCCTTCGCCGCGGGTCAGCAATACTTTCTGGGTCAGTTCCCCAGCAGGACCCGCTTTGGATTCCCGGATCCCCTGACTCTGGCACAGCCCGCGGCCACACAAGTGCGGGATCCCCGACAGAACCGAG GACCCGTGGTGTTCCCTCCCTCTCCCCCAGATGCAGTGGACGAGTCCAGCGGCGTTGTTGTGGGCGCCTCTGGATACGGTTTTGTGCCGCCCCAGCAAA CGGCGGctgcggtggcggtggcagcgGATCCGACGTTCTTTAGCACCTCGTTCCAGAGCCCCGACACCGCCTATGCGACATATAACTTCTTCGGTAGTCCCTACACCACACGGTTTAGGTACTTCTGA